A genome region from Brassica oleracea var. oleracea cultivar TO1000 chromosome C2, BOL, whole genome shotgun sequence includes the following:
- the LOC106323552 gene encoding uncharacterized protein LOC106323552, translating to MIQLKPMLNDFMRCLVNNGTSSSFWFVTWTLLGPLIAVLGEGGPRMLRLRKCATVSESTNHGAWHLPSARSPAAETLQIVLTTVSPLSPHRGDDQYLWPKADGSFGPLFSSKTTWEIIRKKSPTVFWPKVIWFKEIYLAMHLLLGWLCYVDYQLVIA from the coding sequence ATGATACAGTTGAAACCTATGCTAAATGATTTTATGAGGTGTTTGGTGAATAATGGTACATCCTCCTCTTTTTGGTTTGTTACCTGGACACTTCTAGGCCCTCTGATCGCCGTACTTGGTGAAGGTGGACCCAGAATGTTACGTCTCAGGAAGTGCGCAACAGTTTCTGAATCTACAAACCATGGAGCATGGCACCTTCCTTCGGCGAGATCTCCTGCTGCTGAGACTCTTCAAATAGTGTTGACAACAGTCTCTCCCCTGTCGCCTCATAGGGGTGATGATCAGTACTTATGGCCCAAGGCTGATGGAAGCTTTGGTCCTCTCTTTTCCTCAAAGACTACTTGGGAAATCATAAGGAAGAAATCACCTACAGTCTTCTGGCCTAAGGTGATCTGGTTCAAGGAAATATACCTAGCAATGCATTTGTTACTTGGATGGCTATGCTACGTAGACTACCAACTCGTGATCGCTTGA
- the LOC106325666 gene encoding LOB domain-containing protein 40, whose amino-acid sequence MRMSCNGCRVLRKGCSENCSIRPCLQWIKSAESQANATVFLAKFYGRAGLMNLLSTGPDHLRPAIFRSLLYEACGRIVNPIYGSVGILWSGNWHLCQAAVEAVMRGSPVTPIACDAAVTGQAPPFNNNKLFDIRHVSRDENAVKSRCRSSRSGACKEGRNVRSSLSHESSLSHESAVVKGEGSMVSSEETTEEPSWIGLELTLGLEPSGARGSHVVVPIKKRKLEKSGTCDDDADTCKIELGLVCSE is encoded by the exons ATGCGTATGAGCTGTAACGGATGTCGAGTTCTTCGAAAAGGCTGCAGTGAAAACTGTAGCATAAGACCGTGTCTCCAATGGATCAAATCCGCCGAATCTCAAGCCAACGCCACCGTCTTCCTCGCAAAGTTCTACGGTCGTGCCGGCTTAATGAACCTCCTCAGCACCGGTCCCGACCACCTCCGTCCTG CGATATTTAGATCGTTGTTGTACGAAGCATGCGGAAGGATTGTGAATCCGATTTACGGATCGGTCGGCATATTATGGTCTGGAAACTGGCATCTTTGTCAAGCAGCCGTGGAGGCGGTGATGAGAGGCTCTCCGGTGACTCCAATCGCATGCGACGCGGCGGTTACTGGTCAAGCTCCTCCTTTCAACAACAACAAACTCTTTGACATAAGACACGTGTCTAGAGACGAGAACGCCGTGAAGAGCCGGTGTCGTTCGAGCCGTAGTGGTGCATGCAAAGAAGGGAGAAACGTGAGGTCGTCGCTTAGTCACGAGTCGTCACTGAGTCATGAGTCTGCGGTGGTGAAAGGTGAAGGAAGTATGGTTTCGTCAGAGGAGACGACGGAGGAACCGAGTTGGATCGGGCTTGAGCTGACTTTGGGGTTGGAGCCGTCTGGCGCACGTGGGAGTCACGTGGTGGTGCCGATTAAGAAACGGAAGTTGGAGAAGTCTGGCACGTGCGATGATGATGCGGATACGTGTAAGATTGAGCTTGGACTCGTGTGCAGCGAGTGA